The Echeneis naucrates chromosome 8, fEcheNa1.1, whole genome shotgun sequence genome has a window encoding:
- the abca3b gene encoding ATP-binding cassette sub-family A member 3 gives MAIMRQFGLLVWKNYVQQKRQILVTLVEILLPLLFSCILIVLRQKVPFKDYPNATVYESYSVDLLPKKFLREFQLAYVPGNSSVVRQVAEDVRGILSLSSVRGFETEEQFEEYVRNDPLSGNLLAAVVFEHHFSHDDEPLPLKVSYHLRFSFTPRCAPPKEKSELNPNSDLDWHTLSLYPLFQLPGPREQYDKEGGTPGYYREGFLAVQHAVDRAIMHSYNRTAAASLLRQIRVVLSRFPYPPFIYDVFILAIQNQLPLVLVLSFTYTSLNIVRAVVQEKERKLKEYMRMMGLSNWLHWSAWFLMFFLFLSISVFFVTLLLCIQVSPNGAVLSYSDPTLVFVFLLLFTVATINFSFMISAFFSRANVAAAAGGFIYFLSYLPYLFLWPRYDLLSHVQKVSACLISNVAMAMGAQLIGMFEGKGTGIQWSNLFDSVTVDDDFSMAQVLALLLFDSVLYGLVAWYMEAVFPGEYGVPLPSYFFVLPSYWCSSPRMALLNEKEEEEDAEKALKGEFIEEEPAGLISGIKIKHLVKEFKVGNKTRKAVRDLTLNMFEGQITVLLGHNGAGKTTTLSMLTGLFPPTSGRAYINGYDICQDMALIRRSLGLCPQHDVLFDNLTVREHLLFYAQLKGYSKDKIPDEVDRIIRILSLEDKGQARSKTLSGGMKRKLSIGIALIGDSKVVMLDEPTSGMDPSARRATWDLLQGEKRGRTILLTTHFMDEADLLGDRIAIMAGGELQCCGSPLFLKNKYGAGYHMVIVKDALCNVSEISRLVHMYVPNATMESSAGAELSYILPKESTSRFELLFAELEMNREELGIASYGASVTTMEEVFLRVGKLVDSSLDIQAIQLPALQYQHERRSHDWTTDDASSISGMTDVTDFTDSGTLISEDCSNIKLNTGVRLHLQQFYAMFLKRALYSWRNWKVMVAQFLVPLVFTIVALVVARTFPNHKDAPQLRLALSRYGPTRVPLALQPGAGPLASALANVYSSQLSAQQGHLVNITDFTDYILTQAAEEGGRFNERCVVGAAFRGSLYAEATAYFNNEGYHTPATALMMVDNALFKLLAGPNASIQTGNYPMPRNVSEVAQSQLTEGKMGFAIAINLMYGMASLSSTFALLLVTESSIKSKHVQQVSGVYLSNFWFSALLWDLVNFLLPCLLMLVVFQAFEVKAFVDHNHLVDVLLLLLLYGWAVVPLMYLLSFFFSTAATAYTRLTIFNMISGTATFLAVTIMTIPDLNLEDLSHLLDKIFLIFPNYCLGMSFSQFYQNYEFISFCTSSHLSDAICKILNITYQPNYFSMSEPGVGRFLVAFSVQGVVYIILLFAIELQCVRTVWRLLTSLGRGRKQLPLIKDAALLPEDRDVAEERKRVLECQPIVESMIGSPLILQEISKVYGSGANLLAVDRLSLAVGKGECFGLLGFNGAGKTTTFKMLTGDESVTSGDAFIDGYSILRDIKKVQQRIGYCPQFDAILDHMTGRETLSMYARLRGIPEKYVSGCVENVLRSLLLEPHADKLVRSYSGGNKRKLSAGMALIGGPPVIFLDEPSTGMDPVARRLLWDAVTRTRESGKAIIITSHSMEECEALCTRLAVMVNGQIKCLGSPQHLKSKFGSGYTLLAKVHIETELEESDLQLFKDFIESTFPGSQLKDEHQGMVHYHLTDKTLTWAQVFGTLEAAKEKYCIEDYCVSQISLEQVFLSFAQFQHCTESGRK, from the exons GTGAGCTACCATCTGCGATTCTCCTTCACCCCGCGCTGTGCCCCACCAAAGGAGAAGTCTGAGCTGAACCCAAACAGTGACCTGGACTGGCACACACTCAGCCTCTATCCCCTTTTTCAACTGCCAGGGCCCAGGGAGCAGTATGACAAGGAGGGTGGCACACCAG GTTATTACCGTGAAGGCTTTCTGGCTGTGCAGCATGCAGTGGATCGAGCAATCATGCACTCTTACAACAGAACTGCTGCCGCCTCTCTGCTGCGACAGATCAGAGTGGTTCTATCGCGGTTTCCTTATCCCCCCTTCATATATGATGTCTTCATCCTGGCCATTCAAAACCAACTACCCCTAGTATTGGTGCTCAGCTTCACCTACACATCCCTCAACATAGTACGGGCTGTGGtgcaggaaaaggaaaggaagctCAAG GAGTACATGAGGATGATGGGTCTCAGCAACTGGCTTCACTGGAGTGCCTGGTTCCTCatgttcttcctcttcctctctatttctgtcttttttgttaCTCTCCTGCTCTGTATCCAG GTGAGCCCTAACGGAGCAGTGCTGAGCTACAGCGACCCCACGCTGGTCTTTGTCTTTCTACTTCTCTTCACTGTGGCCACAATCAACTTCAGCTTCATGATCAGTGCCTTTTTTTCACGAG CCAATGTGGCGGCAGCAGCGGGAGGCTTCATTTATTTCCTGAGCTATCTGCCTTATTTGTTCTTGTGGCCACGGTACGATTTACTCAGCCATGTCCAGAAGGTGTCCGCCTGCCTTATCTCCAACGTGGCCATGGCCATGGGTGCTCAGCTCATAGGAATGTTTGAAGGCAAAG GTACAGGAATCCAGTGGTCTAACTTGTTTGACTCTGTGACAGTGGATGATGACTTCTCCATGGCCCAAGTTTTGGCCCTGCTGCTATTTGACTCTGTGCTTTATGGGCTGGTGGCTTGGTATATGGAGGCAGTTTTTCCTGGGGAGTATGGAGTGCCTCTACCATCATATTTTTTTGTACTG CCTTCATACTGGTGCAGCAGCCCCCGCATGGCGTTGTTGaatgaaaaggaggaagaggaggatgcagaAAAGGCTTTGAAAGGAGAGTTTATAGAGGAGGAACCAGCTGGGCTCATCTCTGGGATCAAGATTAAACACCTCGTTAAG GAATTCAAAGTGGGAAACAAGACGCGGAAAGCAGTACGGGATCTTACACTGAACATGTTTGAAGGACAGATCACAGTGTTGCTAGGACACAATGGTGCTGGGAAGACCACAACGCTGTCCATGCTGACAG GTCTCTTTCCTCCCACCAGTGGCAGGGCCTATATCAATGGTTATGATATCTGTCAGGACATGGCTCTGATTCGTCGCAGTCTGGGACTGTGTCCCCAGCATGACGTGCTGTTCGACAACCTCACAGTCAGAGAGCATCTGCTCTTCTACGCACAG TTGAAAGGCTACTCCAAAGACAAGATTCCAGATGAGGTGGACAGAATAATCCGTATCTTGAGCCTGGAGGACAAGGGGCAGGCTCGCTCCAAGACCCTCTCTGGtggcatgaaaagaaaactttctATTGGCATTGCCCTCATTGGCGACTCCAAG GTTGTAATGTTAGATGAACCTACTTCTGGTATGGACCCATCGGCTCGACGCGCCACCTGGGACCTTCTGCAAGGGGAGAAACGTGGTCGAACCATTCTGCTCACCACACACTTTATGGATGAGGCCGATCTTCTTGGTGACCGTATCGCCATCATGGCAGGAGGAGAACTGCAGTGCTGCGGGTCACCACTATTCCTTAAGAACAAATATG GTGCTGGCTACCACATGGTGATAGTAAAGGATGCTCTTTGCAACGTGTCTGAGATCTCCCGCCTTGTTCACATGTATGTTCCTAATGCCACAATGGAGAGCAGTGCTGGAGCTGAGCTCTCTTACATTTTGCCCAAAGAAAGCACCAGCAG GTTTGAGCTGCTTTTTGCTGAGCTGGAGATGAACAGAGAGGAACTGGGCATTGCAAGCTATGGCGCTTCTGTAACTACAATGGAAGAGGTTTTCCTCAG agTAGGAAAGCTTGTAGATTCTAGTTTGGATATCCAGGCTATCCAGCTGCCCGCCCTGCAGTACCAACATGAGAGACGATCCCATGATTGGACCACAGACGACGCCAGCAGCATCAGTGGCATGACAGATGTCACCGACTTCACAGACAGCGGCACACTCATCTCAGAGGACTGTTCcaacattaaattaaacacagGG GTCAGACTGCACCTGCAACAATTCTATGCCATGTTCCTGAAGAGGGCCTTGTACAGCTGGAGAAACTGGAAGGTGATGGTGGCCCAGTTCCTGGTTCCTTTGGTTTTCACTATCGTGGCCTTAGTTGTGGCACGCACCTTCCCCAATCACAAGGATGCTCCTCAGTTAAGACTGGCACTCAGTCGCTACGGCCCCACCAGGGTTCCTTTGGCTCTGCAGCCTGGGGCAGGTCCCCTGGCCTCTGCCCTGGCAAATGTATACAGTTCACAGCTCTCTGCCCAGCAAGGTCACCTTGTCAACATCACTG ACTTTACTGATTACATCCTGACCCAGGCAGCGGAAGAGGGTGGCAGATTTAATGAGCGCTGTGTTGTGGGTGCTGCTTTCCGTGGTAGCCTGTATGCTGAAGCAACAGCCTACTTCAACAATGAGGGCTATCATACACCTGCCACAGCTCTGATGATGGTGGACAATGCTCTGTTCAAACTTCTAGCAGGGCCAAATGCTTCTATCCAGACAGGCAACTACCCAATGCCACGCAACGTGTCTGAGGTTGCCCAGAGCCAGCTTACAGA GGGCAAGATGGGTTTTGCCATCGCCATCAACCTGATGTATGGTATGGCCTCCCTGTCCAGCACCTTTGCCCTGCTGCTTGTTACAGAGTCCTCAATTAAGTCCAAGCATGTGCAGCAGGTCAGTGGCGTCTACCTGTCAAACTTCTGGTTTTCAGCCCTGCTGTGGGACTTAGTCAACTTCCTGCTGCCCTGTCTCCTCATGTTG gtggTATTCCAGGCATTTGAAGTCAAGGCTTTTGTTGACCACAATCACCTGGTGGATGTGCTGCTGTTACTGCTTCTGTATGGCTGGGCTGTGGTGCCTCTTATGTATCtactgagctttttcttttccactgctgcCACAGCCTATACCCGTCTCACCATCTTCAACATGATCTCTGGCACAGCCACCTTTCTGGCTGTCACCATAATGACCATCCCAG ACTTGAACCTGGAGGACCTGTCACATTTATTGGATAAGATTTTCCTGATCTTCCCAAACTACTGCCTTGGCATGTCCTTCAGCCAGTTCTACCAGAACTATGAATTCATCTCATTTTGTACCTCCAGCCACCTCAGCGATGCGATTTGCAAAATCCTAA ACATCACATACCAGCCAAACTACTTCTCAATGTCAGAGCCTGGTGTGGGTCGCTTCCTTGTGGCCTTTTCAGTTCAGGGAGTGGTCTACATAATTCTGCTGTTTGCCATTGAGCTGCAGTGTGTCCGCACTGTATGGCGACTTCTCACCTCCCTGGGCAGAGGACGCAAACAG TTACCTCTAATAAAGGATGCAGCACTGCTTCCAGAGGACAGAGACGTTGCCGAAGAGAGGAAGCGGGTCCTGGAGTGCCAGCCGATAGTCGAGTCTATGATTGGCAGCCCCCTCATACTGCAAGAGATCAGTAAG GTGTATGGTAGTGGAGCCAATCTTCTGGCTGTGGACAGGTTGTCTCTCGCTGTTGGAAAAGGGGAGTGTTTTGGCCTTCTGGGCTTCAATGGAGCTGGGAAGACCACCACCTTTAAGATGCTGACAGGTGATGAGAGTGTGACCTCCGGGGACGCTTTCATTGATGGATACAGCATCCTGAGGGACATTAAGAAG GTGCAGCAGCGCATTGGTTACTGTCCTCAGTTTGACGCCATATTGGATCACATGACAGGAAGAGAAACTCTAAGTATGTATGCCAGGCTCAGAGGAATACCAGAGAAGTATGTGTCTGGCTGTGTAGAGAACGTCCTGCGGTCTCTGTTGCTGGAGCCTCATGCTGATAAACTGGTCCGCAGCTACAG TGGCGGTAACAAGCGAAAACTGAGTGCAGGTATGGCTCTGATTGGTGGGCCCCCTGTCATCTTCCTGGATGAACCCTCGACCGGTATGGACCCTGTGGCCAGGAGGCTCCTGTGGGATGCTGTTACACGCACACGGGAATCTGGCAAGGCTATAATCATCACTTCCCATAG TATGGAGGAGTGTGAGGCCCTGTGCACCAGGCTGGCAGTGATGGTCAATGGTCAGATCAAATGTCTTGGAAGTCCTCAACATCTGAAGAGCAAGTTTGGCAGTGGCTACACCCTGCTGGCTAAAGTGCACATAGAGACTGAGTTGGAAGAGAGTGACTTGCAGCTATTTAAAGACTTCATTGAAAGCACTTTTCCAG GAAGTCAGCTAAAGGATGAGCACCAGGGAATGGTGCACTATCATTTGACTGACAAAACACTAACCTGGGCCCAG GTGTTTGGTACATTGGAGGCAGCCAAAGAGAAATATTGCATTGAAGACTACTGTGTGAGCCAGATATCACTGGAGCAGGTGTTCCTCAGCTTTGCCCAGTTCCAGCACTGCACAGAGAGTGGGAGGAAATAG